GCGTCATGCTGCTGGGGGCGGGCGAGCTGGGCAAGGAAGTCATCATCGCGCTGCAGCGCCTGGGCGTGGAAACCATTGCCGTGGACCGTTACGCCGATGCGCCCGGCCAGCAGGTGGCGCACCGCGCGCACGTGGTTTCCATGACCGACCGCGACGCGCTGCGCGCGGTGATCGAAAGCGAGCGCCCACATGTCATCGTGCCCGAGATCGAGGCCATCGCCACCGACCTGCTCGTCGAGCTTGAAGCGGCCGGCACGGCGCGCGTCACGCCCACCGCGCGTGCCGCGCAGCTGACCATGAACCGCGAGGGCATCCGCCGGCTCGCGGCCGAAACCCTGGGTCTGCCCACCTCGCCGTACCGGTTCGTCGATACCGAGGGTGAGCTGCGCGAGGCCATCGACGGCGGCATCGGCTATCCCTGCGTCATCAAGCCCGTCATGTCGTCCTCGGGCAAAGGCCAGTCGGTCATCAAGGGGCCGCAGGACGTGGCGCAGGCGTGGCGCTATGCCCAGGAAGGCGGACGCGTCGGCAAAGGCCGGGCCATCGTTGAAGGCTTCATACGCTTCGATTACGAAATCACCCTCCTGACCGTGCGCGCTCGCGGCGCCTCCGGCGAAATCGAAACCCGATTCTGCGAGCCCATCGGTCATCGGCAGGTGGATGGCGACTATGTGGAAAGCTGGCAGCCGCACCCCATGTCGGCCAAGGCGCTGCAGGAGGCGCAGCGCATCGCGCTGGCGGTGACCGGCGAACTGGGCGGCATGGGTCTGTTCGGCGTCGAGCTGTTCGTTGCCGGCGACCAGGTGTGGTTCTCGGAGGTCAGCCCGCGTCCGCACGACACCGGCATGGTCACCATGATTTCGCAGGTCCAGAACGAATTCGAACTGCATGCGCGCGCGCTGCTTGGCTTGCCGGTGGATGTATCCCTGCGCCAGCCAGGGGCCAGCAGCGTCATCTACGGCGGCGTCGATGCGCGTGCCGTCACGTTCGAGGGTGTCGATCGCGCCCTGGCTGAGCCGGGCACCGACATCCGGCTGTTCGGCAAGCCGGAATCCTTCGTCAAGCGCCGCATGGGCGTGGGCCTGGCGACGGCGGAAACGGTGGAAGCCGCCCGGGAAAAGGCGCTTC
The sequence above is a segment of the Bordetella genomosp. 9 genome. Coding sequences within it:
- the purT gene encoding formate-dependent phosphoribosylglycinamide formyltransferase, encoding MSAIPSPLFGTPLSPAATRVMLLGAGELGKEVIIALQRLGVETIAVDRYADAPGQQVAHRAHVVSMTDRDALRAVIESERPHVIVPEIEAIATDLLVELEAAGTARVTPTARAAQLTMNREGIRRLAAETLGLPTSPYRFVDTEGELREAIDGGIGYPCVIKPVMSSSGKGQSVIKGPQDVAQAWRYAQEGGRVGKGRAIVEGFIRFDYEITLLTVRARGASGEIETRFCEPIGHRQVDGDYVESWQPHPMSAKALQEAQRIALAVTGELGGMGLFGVELFVAGDQVWFSEVSPRPHDTGMVTMISQVQNEFELHARALLGLPVDVSLRQPGASSVIYGGVDARAVTFEGVDRALAEPGTDIRLFGKPESFVKRRMGVGLATAETVEAAREKALRVSGAVTVKAA